One genomic region from Calditerricola satsumensis encodes:
- a CDS encoding NADPH-dependent FMN reductase produces MNRNLKLLWLADALSHLGTSLYTLVLTLLALQVSRHAFGAGLVLFVTTLPYLVLGVMGGAVVDRFNRGAVARKGAGEEAACSRHSRLNLRRTGGERMNVLILSGSLRNPSHTRALLDEVATLLHERGCRVHLFDLAETTLPPCDPAYHRRPGDHPDPHVRRLVQLADAADAFVWGTPNYHNSYSGALKNALDHLTMDQFRNKPVGLVANSGGMRSTQPLDHLRIVARGLLAVAIPIQVATCDGDYAQEGGGYRLVDPTVKERLRHFVQQLVVFAERLR; encoded by the coding sequence ATGAACCGGAACCTCAAGCTCCTGTGGTTGGCCGACGCCCTGTCCCATCTCGGCACCTCGCTCTATACGCTGGTGCTGACGCTTCTGGCGCTCCAGGTGAGCCGCCATGCGTTCGGCGCGGGGCTCGTGCTGTTTGTGACCACCCTTCCCTATCTGGTTCTCGGGGTGATGGGCGGGGCCGTGGTGGACCGGTTCAACCGTGGGGCTGTGGCGCGCAAGGGTGCAGGAGAAGAGGCCGCCTGTTCGCGGCATAGCCGGTTGAACCTGCGAAGAACAGGAGGCGAGCGCATGAACGTCCTGATCCTTTCCGGCAGCCTGCGTAATCCATCGCACACGCGGGCGCTGTTGGATGAGGTGGCGACGCTCCTTCACGAGCGGGGGTGTCGGGTGCACCTCTTCGACCTGGCGGAAACGACGCTTCCGCCGTGTGACCCGGCGTATCACCGTCGTCCCGGCGACCATCCGGATCCCCACGTGAGGCGCCTGGTGCAGCTGGCCGATGCGGCCGACGCCTTTGTGTGGGGGACGCCCAACTACCACAACTCGTATTCCGGCGCGCTGAAGAACGCCCTCGACCACCTGACCATGGACCAATTCCGCAACAAGCCCGTCGGCCTCGTGGCCAACAGCGGCGGAATGCGCAGCACACAGCCGCTCGATCACTTGCGAATTGTCGCCCGCGGCCTTTTGGCCGTGGCCATCCCCATCCAGGTGGCCACGTGCGATGGCGACTATGCGCAGGAAGGCGGAGGCTACCGGCTCGTCGATCCGACCGTCAAGGAACGGTTGCGCCATTTCGTGCAGCAGCTGGTCGTGTTTGCCGAGCGGTTGAGGTGA
- a CDS encoding ArsR/SmtB family transcription factor — protein MIDVHLGDQPEEKIRFTYSPLGELVHALGALVNPKRHPLHLRWILAQKAALPRDLWREIRVLSFAYKTWQLGLFSPTPEDDLLTFEDELTRVATLPLPRFVEEVGRAFTPMEAERDFTAEEILGDPMAQQTLLKEARRLSPLYEEPAQQLLADPEALRARFLRLLARFWEESFAAEWERLEPLFLADIAEKGERLRQIGLYAFFRETFPDCVVHKHENMLRFRKRYEAVVDLDQHDHLLLVPSWFTWSFSRVECDPPWTPAIIYPVVRHDLALRAPLHRWERVYAALAHEVRLRILHLCWQAPRSTQELARLLHLTEGAISRHVHQLLDAGLLVGKRQSYYVMYRTAGERLRAVAHALLPLLHQPLLKDPPAPTHATEGGCQP, from the coding sequence ATGATTGACGTGCATCTTGGCGATCAACCGGAAGAAAAGATCCGGTTCACGTATTCGCCGCTCGGGGAACTCGTTCACGCGCTGGGCGCCCTCGTCAACCCCAAGCGGCATCCGCTGCACCTCCGCTGGATCCTCGCGCAAAAGGCCGCGCTGCCGCGCGACCTGTGGCGGGAAATCCGCGTCCTCTCCTTCGCCTACAAAACGTGGCAACTGGGCCTGTTCAGCCCGACGCCCGAAGACGACCTGCTCACGTTCGAGGATGAGCTGACGCGCGTGGCCACCCTCCCCCTCCCCCGGTTTGTGGAAGAGGTGGGGCGCGCCTTTACGCCCATGGAAGCGGAGCGGGATTTCACGGCCGAGGAAATCCTCGGCGACCCCATGGCCCAGCAGACGCTGCTGAAAGAAGCGCGGCGGCTCAGCCCGCTGTATGAGGAGCCGGCCCAGCAGCTGCTGGCTGATCCGGAGGCGCTGCGCGCGCGGTTTCTGCGGCTGTTGGCGCGGTTTTGGGAGGAGAGCTTCGCCGCGGAATGGGAACGGCTGGAGCCCCTCTTTCTTGCCGACATCGCGGAAAAGGGCGAGCGGCTGCGCCAAATCGGCCTGTACGCCTTCTTCCGGGAAACCTTCCCCGACTGCGTCGTGCACAAGCACGAAAACATGTTGCGCTTCCGCAAGCGGTACGAGGCCGTTGTCGACCTGGACCAGCACGACCATCTCCTCCTCGTGCCGAGCTGGTTCACCTGGTCCTTCTCGCGCGTGGAGTGCGACCCGCCGTGGACGCCGGCCATCATCTACCCGGTTGTTCGCCATGACCTGGCCCTCCGCGCGCCGCTCCACCGGTGGGAACGCGTGTATGCCGCCCTGGCCCACGAGGTGCGGCTGCGCATTCTGCACCTCTGCTGGCAGGCCCCGCGCAGCACGCAGGAGCTGGCCCGCCTCCTCCACCTGACCGAAGGCGCCATCTCGCGCCACGTGCACCAGTTGCTGGACGCCGGCCTTCTCGTCGGCAAACGGCAGAGCTACTATGTGATGTACCGGACGGCGGGCGAGCGCCTCCGCGCCGTCGCCCACGCCCTGCTTCCTCTCCTCCATCAGCCGCTCCTGAAAGATCCGCCCGCTCCAACGCACGCGACAGAAGGAGGATGCCAGCCATGA